In Deinococcus sp. QL22, the following are encoded in one genomic region:
- a CDS encoding TatD family hydrolase, translating into MIDTHCHLDYLDDPASARGELGLTGLVCIGASVQHAHNAVQLAETLPGVWATVGIHPGDSAEDSPEARAELEALALHPRVVGIGESGLDDYWDDTQRPAQMAAFEWQLDLARRVGKPLVIHTRDKAGAESAHLCVMDVLKNWPDVPVILHCFSGHTGLLQFGLERGPHTYFGFAGNTTYKTAREIQAAAQSIPLGQMLLETDAPFLAPVPKRGKPNRPGYVRHTLEFIAALRGVDPDELERITDANAGRVYGMYETNSD; encoded by the coding sequence GTGATCGATACCCACTGCCACCTTGATTACCTCGACGATCCCGCCTCGGCACGCGGCGAACTGGGCCTGACTGGCCTGGTCTGCATCGGCGCGAGTGTGCAGCACGCCCACAACGCGGTACAACTGGCCGAAACCCTGCCGGGCGTGTGGGCCACTGTGGGCATCCACCCCGGCGACAGCGCCGAAGACAGCCCCGAAGCGCGGGCCGAACTGGAGGCGCTGGCCCTGCATCCCCGCGTGGTGGGCATTGGTGAAAGTGGGCTGGATGATTACTGGGACGACACCCAGCGGCCCGCACAGATGGCGGCATTCGAGTGGCAACTGGACTTGGCGCGGCGCGTGGGCAAGCCGCTGGTCATTCATACCCGCGACAAGGCGGGAGCTGAATCTGCCCATCTGTGCGTGATGGACGTGCTGAAAAACTGGCCCGACGTGCCCGTGATTCTGCACTGCTTCAGTGGTCACACTGGGCTGCTGCAGTTTGGGTTGGAGCGCGGCCCACATACCTACTTTGGCTTCGCGGGCAACACCACCTACAAAACGGCCCGCGAGATTCAGGCTGCCGCCCAAAGCATTCCACTGGGCCAAATGCTACTGGAAACCGACGCGCCTTTTCTGGCCCCAGTCCCCAAGCGCGGCAAACCCAATCGTCCCGGCTATGTACGCCACACGCTGGAATTCATCGCGGCTCTGCGCGGCGTAGACCCGGATGAACTGGAGCGAATCACCGACGCCAACGCGGGGCGGGTGTACGGGATGTATGAAACAAATTCCGATTGA
- the crcB gene encoding fluoride efflux transporter CrcB encodes MNTWAWVAIGGAVGAVARYGVALAFAPLAARAGFPLGILVINVLRSFLLGLTVALVGRGVWPEVARLAFGTGVLGAFTTFSTLSVDIDELLGRGAGAAALAYALSSVVLGVLAAVAGRVLGGKL; translated from the coding sequence ATGAACACCTGGGCCTGGGTGGCAATCGGCGGCGCAGTGGGCGCGGTGGCCCGCTACGGCGTGGCTTTGGCCTTCGCGCCGTTGGCAGCCCGCGCAGGCTTTCCGCTGGGCATTCTGGTCATCAATGTGCTGAGATCGTTCCTGCTGGGCCTCACGGTGGCTCTCGTCGGGCGCGGCGTGTGGCCGGAAGTGGCGCGGCTGGCCTTCGGAACGGGCGTGCTGGGCGCGTTTACCACTTTCAGCACCTTGAGTGTAGATATAGATGAATTGCTGGGGCGCGGGGCAGGTGCGGCGGCGTTGGCTTACGCCCTGAGCAGTGTAGTACTGGGCGTGCTGGCGGCAGTGGCGGGGCGTGTGTTGGGGGGCAAGTTGTAA
- a CDS encoding sulfurtransferase produces the protein MTDAATGSGLPSPLKSAAWLLEHLADLRVRVLDCRYALSDPLVGRFAYMGGHIPGAVYADLETDLSGPVQPDGAGGRHPLPDPHELAAWLGAAGIGNDSIVVAYDDPSTGQGFYAARAWWLLRWLGHAEVYVLDGGWPAYLAAGGAATTDEASVTPTTFTPQVRPELVASAQDVQARDAATLLIDSRAPARYRGETEPIDRKAGHILGAVNRDWTGALTPAGTFRSGPEQAERLNAADALTITYCGSGVSATPNLLARELAGVPLGAGNRLYAGSWSDWISDDGREIAEGETA, from the coding sequence ATGACCGATGCCGCGACTGGTTCTGGCCTCCCCTCTCCCCTCAAGTCTGCCGCGTGGCTGTTGGAACATCTGGCCGACTTGCGAGTGCGGGTGCTGGACTGCCGATACGCCCTGTCTGACCCGTTGGTGGGGCGCTTTGCCTACATGGGCGGCCACATTCCGGGCGCGGTGTATGCCGACCTGGAAACCGACCTGAGCGGCCCGGTGCAGCCTGACGGCGCGGGTGGCCGTCATCCTCTGCCTGACCCGCATGAGTTGGCGGCGTGGCTGGGCGCGGCGGGCATCGGCAACGACAGCATTGTGGTGGCTTACGACGACCCCAGCACCGGACAGGGCTTTTACGCGGCGCGGGCGTGGTGGCTGCTGCGCTGGCTGGGGCACGCCGAGGTGTATGTGCTGGACGGCGGCTGGCCCGCGTATCTGGCGGCAGGCGGAGCGGCCACCACAGACGAGGCCTCGGTCACGCCCACCACGTTTACGCCCCAGGTGCGCCCCGAACTGGTGGCTAGCGCGCAGGATGTGCAGGCCCGCGACGCCGCCACACTGCTGATCGATTCCCGCGCTCCGGCCCGCTACCGGGGCGAAACCGAGCCGATAGACAGGAAAGCCGGACACATCCTCGGAGCCGTGAACCGCGACTGGACGGGCGCACTGACCCCGGCGGGCACGTTCCGGAGCGGGCCAGAGCAGGCCGAGCGCCTGAACGCCGCCGATGCGCTCACCATCACCTACTGCGGCAGCGGCGTGAGCGCCACGCCCAATCTGCTGGCCCGCGAACTGGCTGGAGTGCCGCTGGGCGCAGGCAACCGCCTGTATGCCGGATCGTGGAGCGACTGGATTAGTGACGATGGGCGGGAAATTGCGGAGGGAGAAACCGCCTAA
- a CDS encoding acyl-CoA dehydrogenase family protein, with protein sequence MFDEFQVNDLLAPDERLIRQSVRAYCDAELMPQIAEWWDSGDLPVRDLMQQFGGMGLLGPTTPEQYGGAGVSYSAYGAMMYELERVDSGLRSAASVQGSLVMFPIFTYGTDEQRERYLPGLASGELIGCFGLTEPDGGSDPGAMRTRARLDGNEYVLNGSKMWITNSPAADLAVVWAKDDEGVIRGFIVPTDAPGFHAPKITRKMSLRASVTGEIVLEDCRIPAANLLPGSGGLKSPLSCLTSARFGIAWGALGALEAVLQTALDYTGSRTTFGKPIAGRQLVQDKLVRMATDHSTGLLLAWRLGQLKDAGRMNFAQVSMAKRNNVRVALNGARLARELLGGNGITTEYPVIRHMLNLETVDTYEGTHDIHTLIVGRHLTGVGALE encoded by the coding sequence ATGTTCGACGAATTTCAAGTCAATGACCTGCTCGCCCCCGATGAACGCCTGATTCGCCAGAGTGTGCGGGCCTACTGCGACGCTGAACTGATGCCCCAGATTGCCGAGTGGTGGGACAGCGGCGACCTGCCCGTGCGTGACTTGATGCAGCAATTTGGCGGCATGGGCCTGCTGGGGCCGACCACGCCCGAACAGTACGGCGGCGCGGGCGTCAGCTACAGCGCCTACGGCGCGATGATGTACGAACTGGAGCGGGTCGACAGCGGCCTGCGGAGTGCGGCCAGCGTGCAGGGCAGCCTCGTGATGTTCCCCATTTTTACCTACGGCACCGATGAACAGCGCGAACGCTATCTACCGGGGCTGGCCTCCGGCGAACTGATCGGCTGCTTTGGTCTGACTGAACCCGATGGCGGCTCCGATCCCGGCGCGATGCGAACCCGTGCGCGGCTGGACGGCAACGAGTACGTGCTGAACGGCTCCAAAATGTGGATCACCAATTCGCCCGCCGCAGATTTGGCGGTGGTGTGGGCCAAAGACGATGAAGGCGTGATTCGCGGATTCATCGTGCCCACCGACGCGCCGGGGTTTCATGCCCCCAAAATCACCCGCAAAATGAGCCTGCGGGCCAGCGTGACTGGGGAAATCGTGCTGGAAGACTGCCGGATTCCGGCGGCCAACTTGCTTCCCGGCAGCGGCGGCCTGAAATCGCCGCTGTCCTGCCTCACCTCGGCCCGCTTTGGCATTGCCTGGGGCGCACTGGGCGCACTGGAAGCCGTGCTGCAAACCGCGCTGGACTACACGGGCAGCCGCACCACCTTTGGCAAACCCATTGCCGGACGCCAACTGGTGCAGGACAAACTGGTACGCATGGCCACCGACCACAGCACCGGGCTGCTCCTAGCCTGGCGCCTGGGCCAACTGAAAGACGCGGGCCGCATGAACTTTGCCCAGGTCAGCATGGCGAAGCGGAACAATGTCCGGGTAGCCCTGAACGGCGCTCGCCTCGCCCGCGAACTGCTGGGCGGCAACGGCATCACCACCGAGTACCCGGTCATTCGCCACATGCTGAACCTCGAAACCGTGGATACCTATGAGGGCACGCACGACATTCATACGCTGATCGTGGGACGGCATCTGACGGGCGTGGGGGCGCTGGAATAA
- a CDS encoding magnesium transporter CorA family protein → MIQAKRLDGSPFEWTGETQDLWLNVQDVTPDELAQLRAAFPINKLALEDTLEKGHWSRAEQYPEHTFITIRSVAKPQDPDDFTERLTIFMYPQAILTLSTHGTHALTAVWDMIGREHINTPQEIMYELLDHTADTFFTLGDALELRVEALEERVFKHQRQNPVSDVFDLKHLISHARRLATDAREAAALLGRHANGSAADLVRYRDAQDSFTRASSHLDGLRDYLTGLLDLHLNLQSQRMNEVMRTLTAVSVIFLPLTFLAGVWGMNFEHMPELPWKYGYALAWASFALVGGLLAYYFKRRGWW, encoded by the coding sequence ATGATTCAAGCCAAACGGCTGGACGGCAGCCCTTTCGAGTGGACTGGAGAAACGCAGGACTTGTGGCTAAACGTGCAGGACGTGACCCCCGATGAACTGGCTCAGTTGCGGGCCGCCTTCCCTATCAACAAATTGGCGCTGGAAGACACGCTGGAAAAGGGCCATTGGAGCCGCGCCGAGCAGTATCCCGAACACACCTTCATTACTATTCGGAGCGTCGCCAAGCCCCAAGACCCCGACGATTTCACCGAGCGCCTGACCATCTTCATGTATCCGCAGGCCATCCTGACGCTGAGTACGCACGGCACGCACGCCCTGACTGCCGTGTGGGACATGATTGGCCGCGAACACATCAACACGCCGCAGGAAATCATGTACGAATTGCTCGACCATACCGCCGACACCTTTTTTACGCTGGGTGACGCATTGGAACTGCGGGTAGAGGCGCTGGAAGAGCGGGTATTCAAGCACCAGCGGCAAAACCCGGTGTCGGACGTGTTTGACCTGAAGCACCTGATCAGCCACGCCCGCCGCCTCGCCACCGATGCCCGCGAAGCCGCCGCCCTCCTGGGCCGCCACGCCAACGGCAGCGCCGCCGATCTGGTGCGTTACCGCGATGCTCAGGACAGTTTTACCCGCGCCAGCAGCCACTTGGACGGCCTACGCGATTACCTGACGGGACTGCTTGACCTGCACCTGAACCTGCAGAGCCAGCGCATGAACGAGGTCATGAGAACCCTGACCGCCGTGAGCGTGATCTTCCTGCCACTGACCTTCTTGGCGGGAGTGTGGGGCATGAACTTCGAGCATATGCCTGAACTGCCATGGAAATACGGCTACGCGCTGGCGTGGGCCAGTTTCGCGCTGGTCGGGGGTCTGCTGGCCTATTACTTCAAGCGGCGAGGCTGGTGGTGA
- the xseA gene encoding exodeoxyribonuclease VII large subunit, with the protein MTGKKRRTKTEATRPPEQFLDLADVLTYVGQVIARGVPGAIWVRAEIASLTDRRHLYIDLVQLGEEGEVAKCRATVWARERFALEGKFRRATGGTFTAGLKVLLFCTAEFHPQYGFSLNVLDVSPEFTLGDAAVRLDALREQLVREGVYGLNRLLPAPTDFGRVAVISPEGAAGLGDFQRETDRLEAAGVIEFVYLEATFQGRDASGSLTRAIALARAAHLEAPLDALVVIRGGGAVTDLAWLNDLDVTRALANFPAPVITGLGHARDDTLPDEVAHTRTDTPSKAAALIVGVVAAAAARAQEDARSIRVYARDILVDAAAAAEWALDRTRTAALRQTDAAHAHTDALMRQALGLTPARTLQRGYALVRNAAGQPITRAAQIGPSERLRLEFQDGERDVVSGDESGRKT; encoded by the coding sequence ATGACCGGAAAAAAACGCCGCACCAAAACCGAAGCCACCCGCCCGCCCGAACAGTTTCTGGACTTGGCCGACGTGCTGACCTACGTGGGTCAGGTCATCGCGCGGGGCGTGCCGGGGGCCATCTGGGTGCGGGCCGAAATTGCCAGCCTCACCGACCGCCGTCACCTGTACATAGATCTGGTGCAACTGGGCGAGGAAGGGGAAGTTGCCAAATGCCGCGCCACCGTCTGGGCACGCGAACGCTTTGCGTTGGAAGGCAAGTTTCGCCGCGCTACGGGGGGCACCTTTACGGCGGGCCTGAAAGTGCTGCTGTTCTGCACCGCCGAATTTCACCCGCAATACGGCTTTTCGCTGAATGTGCTGGATGTCTCGCCCGAATTTACGCTGGGAGACGCTGCCGTGCGGCTGGACGCCCTGCGCGAACAGTTGGTGCGCGAAGGCGTGTACGGCCTGAACCGCCTGTTACCTGCGCCTACCGACTTTGGCCGCGTGGCCGTCATCAGCCCGGAGGGTGCGGCGGGTCTGGGCGACTTCCAGCGTGAAACAGACCGTCTGGAGGCCGCTGGCGTCATAGAGTTTGTGTATTTGGAAGCAACGTTTCAGGGCCGGGACGCTTCGGGCAGCCTGACGCGGGCCATTGCTCTGGCGCGGGCCGCTCACCTGGAAGCCCCGCTGGACGCATTGGTGGTCATCCGGGGCGGCGGGGCCGTGACCGATCTGGCGTGGCTGAACGATCTGGACGTGACCCGTGCGCTGGCGAATTTTCCGGCCCCCGTAATTACCGGACTGGGCCACGCCCGCGACGACACCCTGCCCGACGAGGTGGCCCACACCCGCACCGACACGCCCAGCAAAGCCGCCGCCCTGATCGTAGGCGTGGTGGCCGCCGCCGCTGCACGGGCACAGGAAGACGCCCGCAGCATCCGCGTCTATGCCCGCGACATTCTGGTTGACGCTGCCGCCGCCGCAGAATGGGCACTAGACCGCACACGCACCGCTGCCCTACGCCAAACCGACGCCGCCCACGCTCACACCGACGCCCTGATGCGCCAAGCGCTGGGCCTCACGCCTGCCCGCACGCTGCAACGTGGGTACGCGCTGGTACGCAACGCAGCAGGCCAGCCCATCACCCGCGCCGCCCAGATCGGCCCCAGCGAACGGCTGAGGCTGGAGTTTCAGGATGGCGAGCGGGATGTGGTGAGTGGCGACGAGTCGGGAAGAAAAACATAG